The proteins below are encoded in one region of Apium graveolens cultivar Ventura chromosome 4, ASM990537v1, whole genome shotgun sequence:
- the LOC141719458 gene encoding uncharacterized protein LOC141719458, which produces MVQLHQKHIPVHIRCQVCAIADESIYHALVGCYFAVQCWKTWDPGIQINEEMEFNVWLEGSLNVKTKKQRAEIVTLCWAIWLARNEVVWNKKAMMVNRVDAGAKEYLTQWNEAQVKSFKVSLQPWADGDGVVSWVKPQQNS; this is translated from the coding sequence ATGGTCCAGTTGCATCAAAAGCATATTCCAGTCCATATTCGCTGCCAAGTTTGTGCTATTGCAGATGAATCAATCTATCATGCGCTAGTGGGATGTTATTTTGCAGTTCAGTGTTGGAAAACATGGGATCCAGGTATTCAGATTAATGAAGAGATGGAGTTTAATGTTTGGTTGGAAGGGAGTCTGAATGTAAAAACGAAGAAGCAACGGGCTGAAATTGTTACTCTATGTTGGGCAATTTGGCTTGCTAGAAATGAAGTAGTGTGGAATAAGAAAGCAATGATGGTCAATAGAGTAGATGCAGGAGCCAAAGAGTATCTTACACAATGGAATGAAGCTCAAGTAAAGTCGTTCAAGGTGTCACTCCAGCCATGGGCAGATGGGGATGGTGTTGTTTCTTGGGTTAAGCCTCAACAGAACAGTTAA
- the LOC141719457 gene encoding uncharacterized protein LOC141719457, translating into MRKQTYSAAVSSPSTPIMPNQTASTSNTTIIDVFHPYYLQPLDNPGIALVTQPLTTQNYHQWSRSVKLALSAKNKVGMIDGTLPQPLTSTPLHPFWNRCNDMVLSWLLNSISTEIRDSEVYFSTAKEIWDDLSIRFSQSNVPHIFQLKKDLTALKQGSMSITAYFTKMRTLTDELNALAPIPKCICVQNSCACGVSSKLETYEQINSLSQFLMGLNDGFTTIRGQMLMMKPLPTLSQAYSLLLQEEGQRSTPMSSVPESIAMNVKFAGNKSHQIASASSKKNNADELCDFCHNTGHHQDKCFFLHSYPD; encoded by the coding sequence ATGCGTAAACAAACTTATTCCGCTGCTGTTTCATCGCCATCTACTCCTATAATGCCTAATCAGACTGCATCTACTAGTAATACTACTATTATCGATGTGTTTCATCCTTATTATCTTCAACCTTTGGATAATCCTGGAATTGCTCTTGTTACTCAACCTTTAACGACTCAAAACTATCATCAGTGGAGTCGTTCTGTAAAACTAGCTTTATCTGCTAAGAACAAAGTAGGAATGATTGATGGAACTCTTCCTCAACCTCTGACTAGTACACCTCTACATCCTTTCTGGAATCGATGCAACGATATGGTATTATCCTGGTTATTGAACTCAATTTCAACTGAAATTCGAGATAGTGAGGTTTATTTTAGTACAGCAAAGGAGATTTGGGATGATTTATCAATCAGATTTTCTCAGAGCAATGTTCCACACATTTTTCAGTTGAAGAAAGACTTAACTGCTCTTAAGCAGGGATCTATGTCCATTACTGCATATTTTACTAAAATGAGAACTCTAACAGATGAACTCAATGCACTAGCTCCAATTCCTAAATGCATTTGTGTGCAAAATTCTTGTGCCTGTGGTGTGAGTTCCAAACTTGAAACTTATGAGCAGATTAACAGCCTGAGTCAGTTTCTAATGGGCTTAAATGATGGATTCACTACTATAAGAGGCCAGATGCTTATGATGAAACCTCTTCCTACACTCAGTCAAGCTTATTCGTTGTTGCTGCAAGAGGAAGGACAGCGTTCTACTCCTATGAGTTCTGTTCCAGAAAGCATTGCAATGAATGTAAAGTTTGCAGGAAATAAATCTCATCAAATTGCTTCAGCTAGCTCTAAGAAGAATAATGCAGATGAACTATGTGACTTTTGTCACAACACAGGACATCATCAGGACAAATGTTTCTTTTTACATAGCTATCCTGACTGA
- the LOC141719459 gene encoding uncharacterized protein LOC141719459, whose product MVDAAIFENNSAFGIGLVARDSAGGLLQARTKKFQGQARAEFAEAIAIKEALSWCMCSSWSSVIIESDCLVVVQAIRSSTPMLSHFGGVIEECRKVLKENNNFQLYFIKRSANMAAHELARASYSFPDRIFDRGTVPIEVDKCIVADLMS is encoded by the coding sequence ATGGTAGATGCGGCTATTTTTGAGAACAACAGTGCTTTTGGGATTGGTTTAGTAGCACGAGATTCAGCAGGAGGTCTTCTTCAAGCCAGAACGAAGAAATTTCAAGGTCAGGCAAGGGCAGAATTTGCAGAGGCTATAGCTATTAAGGAGGCCTTAAGTTGGTGCATGTGCTCGAGTTGGTCGTCGGTGATTATCGAATCTGATTGTCTAGTTGTTGTTCAGGCCATCAGAAGTAGCACACCGATGCTATCTCATTTTGGAGGAGTAATTGAAGAATGTCGTAAGGTATTGAAGGAAAACAACAATTTTCAGTTGTATTTTATTAAACGATCTGCCAATATGGCTGCTCATGAGCTTGCTCGAGCATCATATAGCTTTCCTGATCGTATTTTTGATAGGGGGACTGTCCCTATTGAAGTTGACAAATGTATTGTGGCTGATTTAATGAGTTAA